Below is a window of Littorina saxatilis isolate snail1 linkage group LG2, US_GU_Lsax_2.0, whole genome shotgun sequence DNA.
aaaaatctccacccttaacacaACAGACGCGGCAGGGATTTGAGCCCCAAACTTTCACATGGAAGGCAGACATCTTTACCACTAGGCCATGCACCTGGCGTTATTTGACTATTAAAGATGCATTCGCTCTTGTGTCAACACATTGTacaccatttcattttcattttcatgactttattgtcccagggacattcgggtcgcttcctcccagtggaaagctagcagcaacggagtcgcgcacccaggtgtctgcgtgtttaggtgtattcagccacctgcacttatggcagaatgaccaaggtctctTACGGggcattgtggtgacacgggggtaggacatggctttcgtctctgggtctgcacataaagttgacccgtgttcgtcccggcccgaattcaaacctgcgaccttccgatcacaagtccagtgctctaccaactgagctaccgggcccccctgGCCAGGTCTTTACTTGGGATCACACTAACCTTCCACTTAAACTCATTCCAAAAATAAACCAGACTGGCTGCTTCTTGTGCTGACTGAAATGTTTGTGTCAACAGGTTTTCTCAGGTTGACACAGCCATCTTCAAAGAGTTTACATCATAAGACTTTTCTCCCCTGAGGAGGAATTATCACAGTACTTATCAGAGAAACAAAACCCAGTTGGGTGATAATTATTCCTACCTTAATACTCTGCATACACATTCCAACATCACTCTTGACTTCCAAGATGGCGTTGGGCACAAATTCTGGGGGTGGATGCCCTACATTGGTTTCTGAAACAGTTCAATATTAACCATGACAAATGCGTTCtcattaaaacagaaaaaaaaacatggcTTAGTAATTTTGTGAACTTCACTCTACACTTTCTTctgtcaacaacaaaaccccAAGCTAAACAAAGGGAGACAGTCTTCAAAGAAGTCTTTAGCATATGTCAGACTAACCGAGGTGCCCTTCTATGCAAATGACAAAAAAGAATAACATTAAATTTAGTGCTAGTGTCATTAAtgaaatcaaagtgagtgaatgcgcttCAGGGCGCTGCTTCTCTACGGTGGTGAAATCAAAAAGTAGTCGCCCTCCATAAAGCAtcacaaacaagggaagtaactccgcGGAAGTATCCCAACCAAAATCTCAAATACAGTGCTCTTTCTATGCCTATTCTACGACATTTAATTAAGCTTTTAAAACACATGCTTGGGCAGTACTCCTGCGCGCTACCATTATTTGTAATGCAGAATCTTAACCTGTTCGCTGCTGGTAAATATTTGTATACAGAGCATTACCTGTATTTACCTGAATTAAAAACTTATAATGTTGCCTTTATGTATACATGAATACACTACACGCTCACACATTGttggttttttaattttaatttttttatattttttttattgagcgGTTTGTTGCCCGTTAAAGCAAGTTAACAAGAACGTCAGCTGACGTCCTACAGGCATCGAAAGGGTTAATTATAACTTTAGAAGCAATCTGAGGGGCTTTTTTTCTCAGGCATTTTCCTTTGAACTTACTGTCTGAAACTTCTGGCAGATGCTCCGTATCCAGCCCACCCCCAGAGTCGCCGGTGCTCAGTTTGTTGCGCTGGTTCTTGGTGCGAGCAGCCGCCTTCAGCTGTTCCTTCAGTTTCTGCATGTTCTTCTTCTGTAGGCTCAGGTATTCCCCCTTCAGGTTGCTCCAGTCTTTTCTGAACACACACTCTGTCCATCATACACTGagacattacccgctattacgagctagtcgtgtgacagagagttttcttccacacaagattacgttgattgtctaacgaagccgtcaggctgagttagacatcagctaatcgagtgtggaagaaaactctgtcacacgaccaagtcggaatagcatttatgtctcacagcttcaacagaggagagaacaaacacgttttgtgtattcaaacttgacaaacctaaacacaggagcagcccttgtggagagatctactttttgacggaagtgaccgaacagctgtgaatgacgtctcggtatatgtgaatgacgtcacagtcatcgtcacagtctgtatcttttgaagcatcgcattcttcatgacgtctttctgtgtctgcatccgcgaaatgtttgttcattccggaatctttgtcatctatgttcagaactctgtccttatagtgtcagactaacaggcctcctgagcgagccactttccaagggcagctaaattcgcgtatggaaacagtactgtcgtctgggatgccgttttcagtattctgagtgttgaagaatttgtaaagagaagaaacgataacagcaggagaaataaaagtcgtgtgtgcattattttgttggcttttggagggacgattttgagtttgaatccgttcttgcacatgctccaaagcgtgtaacatacaatcttgcacacgtttgctttagtagtggcaaagaaggaaagcgtgtgacatacaaTGATACTCTATAGACTGAGATTTATACAATACTGAATGACTATAAATGCTCCGAAGCCGTTTAGAGTggtactttttgtttgtttgttcattcatgggctgaaactcccacggcttttacgtgtatgaccgtttttaccccgccatttaggccgctttcggaggaagcatgctgggtatttttgtgtttctataacccaccgaactctgacatggattacaggatctttttcgtgcgcacttggtcttgtgcttgcgtgtacacacgggggtgttcggagaccgaggagagtctgcactcaaagttgactctgagaaataaatctctcgccgaacgtggggacgaactcacgctgacagcggccaactggatacaaatccagcgcgctaccgactgagctacatccccgcccctagaGTGGTACTGTCTGCTTAATCTTAATGGCAAACCAAATCCGAGATTACCAAGAAACTGACAATGTGTTTACTTTGAGCTGGAAATCATTGATTCAGTGCAaccctctttttaagacctgaagacatctgagaaattcaggtttaaaacaagtcgtgtaaggcgaaattactacatttagtcaagctgtgaaactcacagattgaaactgaacgcactgcattttttcacaatgaccgtagtccgccgctagtgcaaaaggcagtgaaagtgacgagcctgttcagcgcggtagtggttgcgctgtgctgcatagcacgctttactgtatctctcttcgttttaactttctgagcgtgtttttaatcaaaacgtatcatatctatatgtttttggaatcaggaaccgacaaggaataagatgaaattgtttttaaaacgatttcggaaatttaattttaatcataatttttatatttttaattttcagatcttgtttttaatccgaatataacatatttatatgtttttggaatcagaacaggatgaagaataaaataaaagtaattttggattgttttataaaaaaaataattttaattacaattttcagatttttaatgaccaaaatcattaattaatttttaagcctccatgctgaaatgcaataccgaagtccggcctttgtcgaagattgcttggccaaaatttcaatcaatttgattgaaaaatgaaggtgtgacagtgccgcctcaacttttacaaaaagccggatatgacgtcataaaagacatttatcgaaaaaatgaaaaaaacgtcaggggatttcatacccaggaactctcatgtaaaatttcacaaagatcggtccagtagtttagtctgaattgctctacacacacacacacgcacagacacagacacacacatacaccacaaccctcgtcttgattccccctctatgttaaaacatttagtcaaaacttgactaaatgtaaaaaagagagagtcttaaaatcggAGTAAATTTATgaaggttatgaacaaaaagttgaaaaaaagcaaGGACTTAAAAAAGGGGGAGGTGTCTGAAAACAatcaattgggggggggggggggggggtcttaaggGGGGTTCCCATGTAGTTTAGATCGCTTCACCTTGCACTTACTTTGACATGACTCTCAGCGCCAACCGCAAAGTCTGCACCCTCTCTTTCTTGCGATGTCGTTTACTTTTTCCACCCTCGACCTTCTCTTCTTCCATTGCACCTTCCATAGCACCTCCAAGACTACGCCTAACCTTGCTTTTGCTGCCATCTTGGTGCGCCTCCAGGCTCTTTCGCTTCCTTTTTCTACTGTCACTGTCCGACTGTTCTAGACTCCGCCTCTGCCCCGCTTGTTTGCCTGGCTTGGGCTTCTTTGCCGAAGAATCTTCCGCCTGCGCTGAATCTGAATCATCCTTCTTTCTCTTCCTGTCTGATTCTTTTGAACACTCTTTGCTCTCTTTCTGCTTACTGCCGTCACTCTTTACGACACCCTTCTTCGCATCTTCAGCCGTGTCACGGGAACTTTCTGTGAGTGTTTCTCCTCCCACCTTCGTTTTTTGCAACTTAGTAGAATCTTTGTCAGCCTCCCCTTTTTTGCTAACTTTTGCAGCAGTCGGTTGAGATTCCTCGTCTAATGGTCTGTGTCTTTTCTTACCATGCTGCCGATGACTGTCAGATTGGGTAGAATCTTCCGATCTTTTTGACACCGCAACACTCTTGGCATCACCTGAACCTCCTGAACTTTCTAGAATGTTCAAACCCTTTACTGAAGCTTCAGTAGTTTTAGTCTTTGCAGCTGAACCTCCTGAGGTTTTGGGGCCTTCAACCACTGTGTCTGTGGCCTTCTTGGACTTTTTCACCTTGCCGTCTGAATCATCACAACTCTCTAACTTATCTCCATCTTTCTTCAGCTGTTTTGAAGCATCTCCTGATTGTGCGAGGACTTTGGACCCATCAGGAGCAGTGTCCTCTGCAGATTCCATAGAAAGAGTTGCACCGCGCTTACGCTTTCGTTTGGACTTCTTTGACTTCTTCGACTTTGTGCACTTGTCGTTGTGTGAGACTTCCATGTTTCCTGCACCCCCTGTTCCCTCCTTCTTCTCTGATGAAacgctttctttttttccacttTCTGCACAACTGGCCGTTGTGTTCTGTGACTCCTCTTGAGGCACATGTGTGCTTCGccgcttctttttcttcttcttggatTTGGACTTCTTGCCTTCCTTAGTGTCTTCCTTCTCCGTACCTTCCTCTGTGGCAGTTTCTTCTTTAAGTGCATCCAGCTCAGTCACTTCTGCAAGAAGGAGATTgaaagaacaaagaaaaaaaatagggaGTTAACCAAACTTATTTGAGAATAACACAAatagaacaagaggcgaagccttcaaggctcccgtaagaaatcgacaaacagtaacacaaactcaatcactccgtcacacatacacacacacagtaagcatagacacagtgcaagagtgggagacgctagatctagatctgtctgtctgtagcctacttacggggacacgactgccactgagttcgacactgccctttcaacagcgcttcctcgcgcagacactgaaaacacgctgtgcagatcaacctgtaggaaatctcctttggtgtCTTCTTCatctattttttctggagccactacgaaaccgaacaatgtgaaatcgtcttccccgaatcggcgaatgcagctcggttagaactgagaagtgaatctataccacaatgcttcacgcgatctgacctaaccttgacccctgacctggtctacataccacacacaacacaaaccagtcacctgtttttaccccccccccaaaacccaccaccacccgttttctttggatacacactttatctacatacgtgccgacgaaatgttgatcattgcttcaatactttgaagctgttgcttggataataacccggtaaaattagtatttcggtgttcagtcaaatgttaaagtttctatcacacacgcacacacacatgcacgcatgcacaaacagacaaaagttagcatcgcataggctgcacttacgtgagccaaaaatgaatcTACCATTTTTCTGGTTAACTTGAAAAGGGCCAGTTTGAAATATAATTCTACTGTTATTGTCTTTAAATGGGGCTACTGAATATTGTTGAATAGATCAACAAGTTACATTCTCTCACTTAAAAGCTGAAACAAAACACACTGCAATTAAAACGTTGCGTTATATGTGCAAGTGTAAAAAGCTTATACAAATCATTTCCTTATGCTTTTCATTGTAAAATTTCACAGACTGAATACAATCCTGTATAGTGTAATCAGAGGGTCAATCATTTAATAATTacagcaaaagaaaccttcctgtTCTTCAaacgtcttcttcttccttgatTCCTATGAACAAAcaagatgtttgtttgtttgttcgttcatgggctgaaactcccacggcttttacgtgtatgaccgtttttaccccgccatttaggcagccatacgccgctttcggaggaagcatgctgggtattttcgtgtttctataacccaccgaactctgacatggattacaggatctttttcgtgcgcacttggtcttgtgcttgcgtgtacacacgggggtgttcggacaccgaggagagtctgcacacaaagttgactctgagaaataaatctctcgccgaacgtggggacgaactcacgctgacagcgaccaactagatacaaatccagcgcgctaccgactgagcgacatccccgccccaaacaAACAAGATAAAACATGAGGTCACacctaaaaatataaaatttcaaaaataaattttcatttaattaatatacttaccaactcacatagatagcaataacttcgtttggttgctaagacattgaagcactcttacatggttacatggggagataactctaaag
It encodes the following:
- the LOC138957269 gene encoding la-related protein 7-like, whose product is MKEQTEETKVAKQVTFQSPKKPRKRMKGIMNQIKSQMEFYFGDSNMSKDRFIKQKLDKTSDGYLPLDTFLSFNKIKELTEEMDVLAKSLRSSDMLEVSEEGTKVRRKTPVKILTPEEIDARTVYVEGFPRTLTHDWFQKKFSVCGKVNYVSLPRYKSSNDIKGFAFVEFETPEEAANAIETLNYFGNQKEEEEKLEEKVGGSIKLSSNLKKLKQQAAMEGIEVTELDALKEETATEEGTEKEDTKEGKKSKSKKKKKKRRSTHVPQEESQNTTASCAESGKKESVSSEKKEGTGGAGNMEVSHNDKCTKSKKSKKSKRKRKRGATLSMESAEDTAPDGSKVLAQSGDASKQLKKDGDKLESCDDSDGKVKKSKKATDTVVEGPKTSGGSAAKTKTTEASVKGLNILESSGGSGDAKSVAVSKRSEDSTQSDSHRQHGKKRHRPLDEESQPTAAKVSKKGEADKDSTKLQKTKVGGETLTESSRDTAEDAKKGVVKSDGSKQKESKECSKESDRKRKKDDSDSAQAEDSSAKKPKPGKQAGQRRSLEQSDSDSRKRKRKSLEAHQDGSKSKVRRSLGGAMEGAMEEEKVEGGKSKRHRKKERVQTLRLALRVMSKKDWSNLKGEYLSLQKKNMQKLKEQLKAAARTKNQRNKLSTGDSGGGLDTEHLPEVSDKTNVGHPPPEFVPNAILEVKSDVGMCMQSIKEDVPTCVEVAYIDVKPGMTVGHIRCKDAVSASTLLGTGIKGCSLALVEGPAEKAYWDKLISEREARLSNSKRPKRRGKNKLLQRAQNPLGEIFMGQHLKFNDNEENAEYGVVKQEPINDAEYGVVKQEPIDD